A region of Microbacterium suwonense DNA encodes the following proteins:
- a CDS encoding ATP-dependent DNA ligase: MYDIPAPMLAKAAASVPDPAKRPLLYEPKWDGFRGLIGWDGSTLEIGSRGAKPLTRYFPELVEQLPELLPGPCLLDGEIVVATGSAGAQRLDWEALSQRIHPAATRVAKLAVETPAMFVAFDLLAVGDEDLQQHPFRERRARLERMLHGARAPLHLTRTTEDPDLARRWLAEFEGAGLDGVVAKPLDEPYAPGKRALIKIKHVRTADVVALGYRVHKSGSGVGSLLVGLYGDDGVLRQVGGVAAWTDAMRKQLVDDLAPLVERDESGEAVVGEGERSRFTGAKDVSFVRLRPERVLEVRYDQLEGVRFRHTVQFERWRPDRDASSCTYDQLDTVAGYDLADVLA, from the coding sequence ATGTACGACATCCCCGCGCCGATGCTCGCGAAGGCCGCCGCGTCCGTCCCGGATCCGGCGAAACGGCCGCTGCTGTACGAACCGAAGTGGGACGGATTCCGCGGCCTGATCGGGTGGGACGGCTCGACCCTCGAGATCGGGTCACGCGGCGCGAAGCCGCTCACGCGCTACTTCCCCGAGCTCGTCGAACAGCTGCCGGAGCTGCTGCCCGGCCCGTGCCTGCTGGACGGCGAGATCGTCGTGGCGACCGGATCCGCCGGCGCACAGCGCCTGGACTGGGAGGCGCTCAGCCAGCGCATCCACCCCGCGGCGACCCGGGTGGCCAAGCTGGCGGTCGAGACCCCGGCGATGTTCGTCGCGTTCGATCTGCTCGCCGTCGGCGACGAGGATCTGCAGCAGCATCCGTTCCGCGAACGCCGCGCGCGACTGGAGCGGATGCTGCACGGCGCGCGCGCTCCGCTGCACCTGACCCGCACGACCGAGGATCCCGACCTCGCCCGGCGCTGGCTGGCGGAGTTCGAGGGTGCCGGTCTCGACGGTGTGGTCGCCAAACCGCTGGATGAGCCGTACGCGCCGGGGAAGCGCGCGCTGATCAAGATCAAGCACGTGCGCACCGCCGATGTGGTCGCACTGGGCTACCGCGTGCACAAGAGCGGCTCCGGCGTCGGCTCGCTGCTGGTCGGGCTGTACGGCGATGACGGCGTGCTGCGGCAGGTGGGCGGCGTGGCGGCGTGGACGGATGCCATGCGGAAGCAGCTCGTCGACGACCTCGCGCCCCTGGTGGAGCGCGACGAGTCCGGGGAGGCGGTGGTCGGCGAGGGCGAGCGCTCCCGGTTCACCGGCGCGAAGGACGTGTCGTTCGTGCGGCTGCGGCCCGAGCGCGTGCTGGAGGTGCGCTACGACCAGCTGGAGGGCGTGCGCTTCCGGCACACGGTGCAGTTCGAGCGCTGGCGTCCGGACCGGGATGCGTCATCGTGCACCTACGATCAGCTCGACACGGTGGCCGGCTACGACCTCGCCGACGTGCTGGCCTGA
- a CDS encoding DNA polymerase domain-containing protein: MASERVTLTVTDTDGEREVSLSSPNRVVWPVPGEDGITKAEYADYVQQVSEPFLAANGHRPVSLERFRDGIRSADPDADPGAGGFFSKNPPKGAPDFVDAVTVTYNSGRSHPQIVLNRASAIVWAVQMNTIVFHPWASLAADTDNPVELRIDLDPQPGTGIAEAVSAAHGLRAVLQEAGLEPFIKTSGNRGLHVFCPIVPEWEFLTVRHAVIAAGRELERRMPDAVTMSWWKEERGERIFVDFNQANRDRTMAGAYSPRAKVGAPVSTPLEWEELDELDPTRFTVRSIPARLAEVGDPWARMQDAPGRIDTLLEWWERDLSDGLGELSFPPEFPKMPGEPPRVQPSKKVAENWDE, from the coding sequence ATGGCCTCTGAGCGCGTGACTCTGACCGTGACCGACACCGACGGCGAACGCGAGGTGTCGCTGTCCAGCCCGAACCGGGTCGTCTGGCCGGTGCCGGGTGAAGACGGCATCACTAAAGCCGAGTACGCCGACTACGTGCAGCAGGTGTCGGAGCCGTTCCTCGCGGCGAACGGGCACCGCCCGGTGTCGTTGGAGCGGTTCCGTGACGGCATCCGCTCCGCAGACCCGGATGCCGACCCCGGGGCCGGCGGCTTCTTCTCGAAGAACCCGCCCAAGGGCGCGCCCGACTTCGTGGATGCCGTCACCGTCACCTACAACTCGGGGCGCAGCCACCCCCAGATCGTGTTGAACCGTGCCAGCGCCATCGTCTGGGCCGTGCAGATGAACACGATCGTCTTCCATCCGTGGGCCTCGCTGGCAGCCGACACCGACAACCCGGTGGAGCTGCGCATCGACCTGGATCCGCAGCCGGGGACCGGCATCGCCGAGGCTGTCTCCGCCGCGCACGGGCTGCGCGCCGTGCTGCAGGAGGCGGGCCTGGAGCCGTTCATCAAGACCAGCGGCAACCGCGGCCTGCACGTGTTCTGCCCGATCGTGCCGGAGTGGGAGTTCCTCACGGTGCGGCATGCGGTGATCGCCGCCGGTCGCGAGCTGGAGCGGCGGATGCCGGATGCCGTCACGATGAGCTGGTGGAAGGAGGAGCGCGGCGAGCGCATCTTCGTCGACTTCAACCAGGCCAACCGCGACCGCACGATGGCCGGCGCGTACAGTCCGCGCGCGAAGGTCGGTGCGCCGGTGTCGACACCGCTGGAGTGGGAGGAGCTCGACGAGCTGGATCCGACGCGGTTCACGGTGCGGAGCATCCCCGCGCGACTGGCCGAGGTCGGCGACCCGTGGGCACGGATGCAGGATGCCCCCGGGCGCATCGACACGCTGCTGGAGTGGTGGGAGCGCGACCTCTCCGACGGCCTGGGCGAGCTGTCGTTCCCGCCGGAGTTCCCGAAGATGCCCGGCGAGCCCCCGCGCGTGCAGCCCAGCAAGAAGGTCGCCGAGAACTGGGACGAGTGA
- a CDS encoding heme/hemin ABC transporter substrate-binding protein, producing MRKARMRGIRPLLTAAGGILLALSLVACQAATAQEAAGEKSSAQKTAVELPPLSELTPVADPRTVEGPSTVIIGGPSLTPITASEPELPVTVTSDDGNGRRQVTVTDTSRIIALSLSGTTAELVDALGFGDRLVGRDVATDLSDTGDLPVVTKKGHTVDAEAVLSLDPTLILTDGSIGPTDVVLQLGDAGIPVVTVPRATDPESTYQAIRTIAEALGTASSADELIDALDDAIAQKSAEIARLAPTDENRRPRVAFLYVRGTAGIYYLFGEGSGADSLIDSVGAIDVATEIGWVGSGR from the coding sequence GTGAGAAAGGCGCGCATGCGCGGCATCCGTCCCCTCCTGACTGCAGCCGGCGGCATCCTCCTCGCCCTCTCCCTGGTGGCCTGCCAGGCAGCCACCGCACAGGAGGCGGCGGGCGAGAAATCGTCGGCGCAGAAGACGGCGGTCGAGCTTCCCCCGTTGTCCGAGCTGACACCGGTCGCCGACCCTCGCACTGTCGAAGGGCCCTCGACCGTCATCATCGGCGGCCCCAGCCTCACACCGATCACGGCATCCGAGCCCGAGCTGCCCGTCACCGTCACCTCCGATGACGGAAACGGCCGACGCCAGGTGACGGTGACGGACACGTCGCGGATCATCGCGCTCTCGCTCAGCGGAACCACCGCCGAGCTCGTCGACGCCCTCGGGTTCGGCGACCGCCTGGTGGGGCGCGACGTCGCCACCGACCTGTCCGATACCGGCGACCTGCCCGTGGTCACCAAGAAGGGCCACACCGTCGACGCCGAGGCCGTGCTGTCGCTCGATCCGACGCTGATCCTCACCGACGGATCGATCGGACCCACCGATGTGGTGCTGCAGCTGGGCGACGCGGGCATCCCCGTCGTCACGGTGCCCCGCGCCACCGACCCGGAATCCACGTATCAGGCCATCCGCACGATCGCCGAGGCGCTGGGCACGGCCTCGTCCGCCGACGAGCTGATCGACGCGCTCGACGATGCGATCGCGCAGAAGAGCGCCGAGATCGCGCGCCTCGCGCCGACCGACGAGAACAGGCGACCCCGAGTGGCGTTCCTGTACGTGCGCGGCACGGCCGGCATCTACTACCTGTTCGGCGAGGGCAGCGGCGCCGACTCGCTGATCGACTCCGTCGGTGCGATCGACGTCGCCACCGAGATCGGCTGGGTGGGGAGCGGCCGATGA
- a CDS encoding heme ABC transporter ATP-binding protein, with the protein MSAVPVCALRGATVIRSGNVLLDGVDLELHAGEVLAVLGPNGAGKSTLLGVLAGDIAVEHGEVEFAGRPLAAWSLGELSRRRGVLLQDNRTAFPFTVQEVVEMGRAPWRRTAQADEDADAVAWALEIADVTHLAARRVPSLSGGERARAAFARVIAGRTGAVFLDEPTAALDIGHQEALLTRARDLALDGAAVLVVLHDLNLAAAYADRVMLLQQGAVAAVGTADEVLTAANVSSVYRTPVEVIPHPVTGRGIIVPLR; encoded by the coding sequence ATGAGCGCTGTTCCGGTCTGCGCCCTGCGCGGCGCCACGGTGATCCGCTCCGGGAACGTGCTGCTGGACGGGGTCGACCTCGAGCTGCATGCCGGCGAGGTGCTCGCAGTGCTGGGCCCGAACGGCGCCGGCAAGTCCACCCTGCTGGGTGTGCTGGCCGGTGACATCGCCGTCGAGCACGGCGAGGTGGAGTTCGCAGGCAGGCCGCTCGCCGCTTGGAGTCTGGGCGAGCTGTCCCGCCGGCGCGGCGTGCTGCTGCAGGACAATCGCACGGCCTTCCCGTTCACGGTGCAGGAGGTCGTGGAGATGGGCCGCGCGCCGTGGCGGCGCACGGCGCAGGCGGACGAGGATGCGGATGCCGTCGCCTGGGCGCTGGAGATCGCCGACGTCACGCATCTGGCTGCACGCCGTGTGCCCTCGCTGTCGGGCGGCGAGCGCGCCCGCGCCGCTTTCGCCAGGGTGATCGCCGGACGCACCGGGGCGGTGTTCCTCGACGAGCCGACGGCCGCACTGGACATCGGCCATCAGGAGGCGCTGCTCACCCGCGCCCGCGACCTCGCACTCGATGGCGCGGCGGTGCTCGTCGTGCTGCACGATCTGAACCTGGCCGCCGCCTACGCGGATCGGGTGATGCTGCTGCAGCAGGGCGCGGTCGCGGCCGTCGGAACGGCAGATGAGGTGCTCACCGCGGCGAACGTCTCGAGCGTCTACCGCACGCCGGTGGAGGTGATCCCCCACCCGGTGACCGGGCGGGGGATCATCGTTCCCTTGCGCTGA
- a CDS encoding HtaA domain-containing protein, producing MRNHRRRSALLLAAVATLVPICLVSAPAAAAEGCSIESGTMTWGVKESFRSYISGSIAKGSWEATAGATYETPSFTFAGASGEIDAATGAGTIAFAGTVHFTGHGGVLDMTLASPSIVIAEDGTATLQLDVRSTDTSGAPAVDEKQAEVGALGEPIVVDASAGTAAVADAPAVLTDAGAPAFGGFYEAGDELDPVTVDVQLSCPTADSETSAGDSAADETPAAEAPEAGTETPEEETPGESAGWVPFAIGGGAVVAIAAATGGFLIARRRRRG from the coding sequence GTGAGGAACCATCGCCGCAGATCCGCACTGCTGCTGGCTGCGGTCGCCACCCTCGTGCCCATCTGCCTGGTCAGTGCACCCGCCGCCGCGGCCGAGGGCTGCAGCATCGAATCGGGCACGATGACGTGGGGTGTGAAAGAGAGCTTCCGCTCCTACATCTCCGGAAGCATCGCCAAAGGTTCCTGGGAGGCGACCGCCGGCGCGACCTACGAGACGCCCTCGTTCACCTTCGCCGGTGCCAGTGGCGAGATCGACGCGGCCACCGGTGCCGGCACGATCGCCTTCGCCGGCACAGTGCACTTCACCGGGCACGGCGGCGTGCTGGACATGACGCTCGCCTCGCCGAGCATCGTCATCGCCGAGGACGGCACGGCGACGCTACAGCTGGATGTACGCAGCACCGACACCTCGGGCGCCCCCGCGGTGGACGAGAAGCAGGCAGAGGTCGGTGCGCTGGGCGAGCCGATCGTCGTCGATGCCTCGGCCGGAACCGCCGCTGTCGCAGATGCGCCAGCCGTGCTGACGGATGCGGGTGCGCCGGCCTTCGGAGGCTTCTACGAAGCCGGCGACGAGCTGGACCCGGTGACGGTGGACGTGCAGCTGTCCTGCCCGACCGCCGATTCCGAGACCTCCGCCGGTGACTCCGCTGCCGATGAGACACCCGCCGCGGAGGCGCCGGAGGCGGGCACCGAGACGCCCGAGGAGGAGACGCCCGGCGAGAGCGCCGGGTGGGTGCCGTTCGCCATCGGCGGCGGCGCTGTGGTCGCGATCGCCGCAGCGACCGGAGGGTTCCTGATCGCGCGCCGACGCCGGCGGGGGTGA
- a CDS encoding HtaA domain-containing protein: MSTIPRTSRTPRALLAFVTAALLAIGGLLVPAVATAAPAQDSTVTAATLDWGVKASFRSYVTGPIGHGRIDTLGGVSGTYRWSNGSGTAAADTSAGSIAFANGDGLRFRAHEMDGVYALDLQLTHPRVIVTSPTTASLVLDVQGRKFVGTSNVGETFTLDDVDFATVALPTPAVSGSTYTWSNAAVTLTQAGSDAFTGTYPAGEPFDPLTLTATVTAPAAATSTVIEAAPVAPHTGENVTLTATVSPASAAGAVTFLDGDDSLGTVAVADGIATLNTSALASGEHQLTASFAPEDSDAHLASTSAPVTVTVAGAATDPEPDPEPNPDPVWEPSVEVFLADGTTPIGSTPVYDGDTIVIKGSGFDPEANIGGRGMPIPSDLPQGDYVVFGSFGADWRPSADAPSSERQVGAQLWALTSDTLEKVPERYRDTIRAQWTELRTDGTFTATLTVAAPKSVVEGGSYGVYTYAAGGQKNAEQETATPIDYRGERPTEPEPDDEPALEVIGGAEAVKPGDALDFVVTGLEQGQKVRFEVHSDPVDAGTAVADGQGTARLSWTVPADFASGAHEVHAFRVDAAGASEPTAFLTAPFTVETTIIVPTDPTPTAPVEQVCVARSVTSGTLNWGLKESFRSYVTGPIAKGDFTGGSFSVSSGAVNVDAGDRGQIRFTGSITATGHDGLLNFRLSNPRIVLNGNGTGSLYAHVRSTDTAGTKTTDATVRFATLSFNGKSSGSTFAVNGASARLTSAGAAAFAGFYDAGAVLDALSFRVSLGGSTSCDSMTDPASGSSAALASTGSDAPALGVALSIGLLLAGAALTVIRRRRVA; the protein is encoded by the coding sequence GTGTCCACAATCCCGAGAACGTCGCGAACACCCCGAGCACTGCTCGCGTTCGTCACCGCAGCCCTGCTCGCCATCGGTGGGCTTCTGGTGCCCGCCGTGGCCACCGCCGCACCCGCCCAAGACAGCACCGTCACCGCAGCCACTCTGGACTGGGGTGTGAAGGCATCGTTCCGTAGCTACGTGACCGGTCCGATCGGACACGGCCGCATCGACACCCTGGGCGGCGTCTCCGGCACCTACCGCTGGTCGAACGGCTCCGGCACCGCTGCGGCGGACACCAGCGCCGGCTCGATCGCCTTCGCGAACGGCGACGGACTGCGCTTCCGGGCGCATGAGATGGACGGCGTCTACGCGCTGGATCTGCAGCTCACCCATCCCCGGGTGATCGTCACCTCGCCCACGACGGCCAGCCTCGTGCTGGATGTGCAGGGGCGCAAGTTCGTCGGCACGTCGAATGTGGGCGAGACCTTCACGCTCGACGACGTCGACTTCGCCACGGTGGCGCTCCCGACGCCGGCGGTCTCCGGCTCCACCTACACCTGGAGCAATGCCGCCGTCACACTCACCCAGGCGGGCTCCGACGCCTTCACCGGTACGTATCCGGCAGGCGAGCCGTTCGACCCGCTGACCCTGACCGCAACGGTCACCGCGCCGGCTGCAGCCACCAGCACCGTGATCGAGGCCGCACCGGTCGCACCGCATACGGGCGAGAATGTCACTCTCACCGCGACCGTCTCTCCGGCATCTGCCGCAGGGGCAGTCACCTTCCTCGACGGCGATGACTCGCTCGGCACCGTCGCTGTCGCCGACGGCATCGCCACGCTGAACACCTCGGCACTGGCATCCGGAGAGCACCAGCTGACCGCCTCATTCGCGCCGGAGGACTCCGATGCACACCTCGCCTCGACCTCGGCGCCGGTCACCGTGACCGTCGCCGGCGCCGCGACGGACCCTGAGCCCGACCCCGAGCCGAACCCCGACCCGGTGTGGGAGCCCTCCGTCGAGGTGTTCCTGGCCGACGGCACCACGCCGATCGGCAGCACGCCCGTCTACGACGGCGACACCATCGTGATCAAGGGATCCGGCTTCGATCCCGAGGCCAACATCGGCGGCCGCGGCATGCCGATCCCGAGCGACCTGCCTCAGGGCGACTACGTGGTCTTCGGCAGCTTCGGCGCCGACTGGCGGCCGTCGGCGGATGCCCCCAGCAGTGAGCGTCAGGTGGGTGCGCAGCTGTGGGCACTGACATCCGACACTCTCGAGAAGGTGCCCGAGCGCTACCGTGACACGATCCGCGCTCAGTGGACCGAGCTGCGCACCGACGGCACGTTCACTGCGACGCTGACCGTGGCCGCGCCGAAGTCCGTCGTGGAGGGCGGCTCCTACGGCGTCTACACCTACGCAGCCGGCGGTCAGAAGAACGCCGAGCAGGAGACCGCGACGCCGATCGACTACCGCGGTGAGCGCCCGACCGAGCCCGAACCGGATGACGAGCCCGCGCTCGAGGTCATCGGTGGCGCGGAGGCTGTCAAGCCCGGTGACGCGCTCGACTTCGTGGTGACCGGTCTCGAGCAGGGCCAGAAGGTGCGCTTCGAGGTGCACTCCGACCCGGTCGACGCCGGAACGGCGGTCGCTGACGGTCAGGGCACCGCACGGCTGTCCTGGACGGTGCCAGCGGACTTCGCCTCCGGCGCCCACGAGGTGCACGCCTTCCGTGTCGACGCGGCAGGCGCCAGCGAGCCCACGGCATTCCTCACGGCTCCGTTCACCGTCGAGACGACGATCATCGTCCCGACCGACCCGACCCCGACCGCGCCCGTCGAGCAGGTCTGCGTGGCGCGCTCCGTCACCAGCGGCACGCTGAACTGGGGGCTCAAAGAGAGCTTCCGCTCCTATGTCACCGGGCCGATCGCGAAGGGCGACTTCACCGGCGGATCGTTCAGCGTCAGCAGCGGCGCCGTGAATGTCGACGCAGGTGATCGCGGTCAGATCCGCTTCACCGGCAGCATCACCGCCACCGGGCACGACGGGCTGCTGAACTTCCGGCTGAGCAACCCGCGCATCGTGCTGAACGGCAACGGAACCGGTTCGCTGTACGCGCACGTGCGCTCCACCGACACGGCGGGCACGAAGACCACTGATGCCACGGTGCGCTTCGCGACCCTGTCGTTCAATGGCAAGAGCTCTGGTTCGACGTTCGCGGTCAACGGCGCCTCGGCGCGACTGACCTCGGCCGGCGCTGCGGCCTTCGCGGGCTTCTACGATGCCGGTGCGGTGCTGGACGCGCTGTCGTTCCGGGTGTCGCTGGGTGGCAGCACCTCCTGCGATTCGATGACGGATCCGGCGTCCGGCAGCAGTGCCGCGCTGGCCTCGACCGGTTCGGACGCGCCGGCACTCGGTGTCGCGCTGAGCATCGGCCTGCTGCTGGCCGGTGCCGCGCTGACCGTCATCCGCCGACGTCGCGTCGCCTGA
- a CDS encoding SseB family protein has protein sequence MALFSRRKKTDDAQPESQDPIQADAVDEVAEDEQPPSEPVPDVGISVQAFRGVGAQAGPEVSMPVETPPDAEQGADETTPRPRAASSSGVPVTQMGGARLPLAPALPPEQTHTVEGLNDNVLLRVALAQLEEGVTNEQLLGVMRQSLQGHLYLRVHGDAREQMAAGKPLSIGVVRDGDRSFMLAYSSGAALRASVQGEEDAASTSAIAQPATSVYQQVVAGGFSGIIIDNSSAPHRAVFPTELLQRALEQGDADMSVKTLLAAPRDEQTPVRVAEALAKTRSWVAINDGGNGQPVGIAEARTADGRRFLQVFSHPLEVVVLGRKDKPMPFEPEQLAKVLSDHDEIAGVLVDIAGPSIAVERDDLSAVLVLAIDVGDD, from the coding sequence ATGGCCTTGTTCTCCCGCCGCAAGAAGACCGACGACGCGCAACCCGAGTCGCAGGACCCGATCCAGGCGGATGCCGTGGACGAGGTCGCCGAAGACGAGCAGCCGCCCAGTGAGCCGGTTCCCGACGTCGGCATCTCGGTGCAGGCGTTCCGCGGTGTCGGCGCGCAGGCCGGGCCCGAGGTGAGCATGCCCGTCGAGACGCCGCCGGATGCCGAGCAGGGCGCCGATGAGACCACCCCGCGTCCCCGAGCGGCCTCAAGCAGCGGAGTGCCCGTCACGCAGATGGGCGGTGCACGTCTTCCGCTGGCGCCGGCCCTGCCTCCCGAGCAGACGCACACCGTCGAAGGGCTGAACGACAACGTGCTGCTGCGCGTTGCGCTGGCGCAGCTCGAAGAAGGCGTGACCAACGAACAGCTGCTCGGCGTCATGCGGCAGTCTCTGCAGGGCCACCTGTACCTGCGGGTGCACGGCGACGCCCGTGAGCAGATGGCCGCGGGCAAGCCGCTGTCGATCGGCGTGGTCCGCGATGGGGATCGCTCGTTCATGCTCGCCTACAGCTCTGGCGCGGCGCTGCGGGCATCCGTGCAGGGCGAGGAGGACGCGGCATCGACATCCGCCATCGCCCAGCCCGCGACCTCGGTGTACCAGCAGGTGGTCGCCGGCGGATTCTCCGGCATCATCATCGACAACTCCTCCGCACCGCACCGGGCAGTCTTCCCGACCGAACTGCTGCAGCGGGCGCTCGAACAGGGCGACGCCGACATGTCGGTCAAGACGCTGCTCGCAGCACCCCGTGACGAGCAGACGCCGGTGCGCGTCGCCGAGGCGCTCGCGAAGACCCGCAGCTGGGTGGCGATCAACGACGGCGGCAACGGTCAGCCGGTCGGCATCGCCGAGGCTCGCACAGCCGACGGCCGTCGCTTCCTGCAGGTGTTCTCGCATCCGCTGGAGGTCGTCGTGCTCGGGCGCAAGGACAAGCCGATGCCCTTCGAGCCCGAGCAGCTGGCGAAGGTGCTCAGCGACCATGACGAGATCGCCGGCGTCCTCGTCGACATCGCCGGGCCCTCCATCGCCGTCGAGCGCGACGATCTGAGTGCCGTTCTGGTGCTGGCCATCGACGTCGGCGACGACTGA
- the glsA gene encoding glutaminase A, with product MAAPEKLSDIVTSFLDVVHDRLVGDRRGAVADYIPQLADADPELFGIALCGLNGRVYESGDTHVEFTIQSASKPFVYSLALDDQGLDAVHARVGAEPSGEAFNSVKLEAGTGRPPNPMVNAGAIVTTSLVEGSSADDRFARILARLSAFAGRDLSVDEAVFASEQESGDRNRALAYLMRGAGSLTAPVAETLETYFRQCSVLVTASDIAVMGATLANGGVNPLTGERVTSAETCQHVMTIMATCGMYDYAGEWLLRAGLPAKSGVAGGLVASSPGEFGLGLYSPRLDASGASVRGVVAAQRLATRFGLHVLHRPLTLSAAEVTAANDELAAGLGAEQDAVATQLLQENADDLAVWRLRGYIDFDGAERLLLDLDSWLEARPADRESPAVIVLDLTEVTQLQSVAVWMLAALATWCRARGMRVIASDPQGRSLGVAGLSQSAGFDDAVRDAAAMTGANPDD from the coding sequence ATGGCCGCCCCGGAGAAGCTCTCGGACATCGTCACCTCGTTCCTCGACGTCGTGCACGATCGGCTCGTCGGCGATCGACGCGGCGCGGTCGCCGACTACATCCCGCAGCTGGCCGACGCCGATCCGGAGCTGTTCGGCATCGCGCTGTGCGGGCTCAACGGTCGCGTGTACGAGAGCGGCGACACGCACGTGGAGTTCACGATCCAGTCGGCGTCGAAGCCTTTCGTCTACTCGCTCGCGCTCGATGATCAGGGGCTGGATGCCGTGCACGCGCGGGTCGGCGCCGAGCCCAGCGGCGAGGCCTTCAACTCCGTCAAGCTCGAGGCCGGCACCGGACGACCGCCGAACCCGATGGTCAACGCCGGCGCGATCGTGACGACCTCGCTCGTCGAGGGATCCTCCGCCGACGATCGCTTTGCCCGCATCCTCGCCCGGCTCAGCGCATTCGCCGGCCGCGACCTCAGCGTGGACGAAGCGGTGTTCGCCTCCGAGCAGGAATCCGGTGACCGCAACCGTGCGCTGGCGTACCTCATGCGCGGCGCGGGGTCGCTGACCGCTCCGGTCGCCGAGACGCTCGAGACGTACTTCCGGCAGTGCTCGGTGCTCGTCACCGCGAGTGACATCGCGGTGATGGGTGCGACGCTCGCCAACGGCGGCGTCAATCCGCTGACGGGCGAGCGCGTGACCAGCGCCGAGACCTGCCAGCACGTCATGACGATCATGGCCACCTGCGGAATGTACGACTACGCCGGCGAATGGCTGCTGCGGGCGGGGCTTCCCGCCAAATCCGGCGTCGCGGGCGGACTGGTCGCGAGCTCACCGGGCGAGTTCGGCCTCGGCCTGTACAGTCCGCGACTGGATGCCAGCGGCGCGAGCGTGCGCGGCGTCGTGGCTGCGCAGCGGCTGGCGACGCGGTTCGGGTTGCACGTGCTGCACCGTCCGCTGACGCTGTCGGCCGCGGAGGTGACCGCAGCGAACGACGAGCTGGCGGCGGGTCTCGGCGCCGAGCAGGATGCGGTCGCCACGCAGCTGCTGCAGGAGAACGCCGACGATCTGGCCGTGTGGCGGCTGCGCGGGTACATCGACTTCGACGGCGCGGAGCGGCTGCTGCTCGACCTGGACTCGTGGCTCGAGGCCCGCCCGGCGGATCGCGAGTCGCCGGCGGTCATCGTCCTCGATCTGACCGAGGTGACTCAGCTGCAGTCCGTCGCGGTGTGGATGCTCGCCGCGCTCGCCACGTGGTGCCGGGCGCGCGGCATGCGCGTGATCGCGAGCGACCCGCAGGGCCGCAGCCTCGGAGTGGCAGGGCTCTCGCAGTCGGCGGGTTTCGACGATGCCGTGCGGGATGCCGCGGCTATGACCGGCGCGAACCCCGACGACTGA